A stretch of DNA from Bacillus sp. Marseille-Q1617:
TAAGAGTAGACAAAAATAGAGGGGGAACCAAAGTGAGAGATCCACGTTTGGGAAAATTGGCAGAGGTGCTTCTGATACATTCATTGAAAATGAAAGAAGGAGAAAAACTCCTGATCACAGGTGAGTATACAACTAAGCCGCTGGTAAAGGAGCTGCTTCGAAAAGCGTATGATATGGGGGTCATCCCGTATTTTGAATTCGGCGATCAGGAATTGATGCGCATCATGGGTACTCATGCAAAGGAAGAGCAGATGATTCTCATGAATAAATGGAATATGGAAAAGTATCAGGATCTGGATGCATTCATCAGCATATCGAGCGACCCGAATGATGCCGAAATGAGTGAGGTACCGGCAGAGCAGTGGCAGCTGCTCATGCCGCATATGAAAGATTCCAATGACTATCTTGTCCAGAAGAAGAAATGGGTCCTGTTAAACTATCCGAACCCATCTCTAGCGCAAAAAGCAAAGATGAGCTATGACACGTTCTTCGATTATCTCCTGGAAGTATGCACAGTCGACTACAAGCAGATGGAGGAGGCACAAAAGCCCCTCAAAGAGTTGATGGACCGGACGGATAAAGTCCGGATTACAGGTGAGGGGACGGATCTTACTTTTTCCATAAAAGACATTCCGTCAGTCATGTGCTTCGGCGAGCGCAATATCCCGGACGGGGAAGTGTATACGGCCCCGGTCAAGGACAGTGTGAATGGTACGATCACGTATAATACGCCGACTTTATACCGCGGTTTTTCATTTGATAATATCTCTTTGACTTTTGAAGACGGAAAGATCGTGAAGGCGACAGCTGATAAAACGAAGGAACTCAATGATATTCTTGATACCGATGAAGGTGCCCGTTTTATCGGGGAGTTCGCGATCGGTGTGAACCCGAAGATCAAAGAGCCGATGCTTGATATCTTGTTCGATGAAAAAATCAGCGGCAGCTTCCATTTCACTCCGGGACAGGCTTATGAAGGGGCAGATAACGGAAACCGTTCCAGCGTGCACTGGGATATGGTCTGCATCCAGCGTCCCGAGTATGGCGGAGGCGAAATGTACTTCGACGATGTTTTGATTCGCAAGGATGGGTTATTTGTAATAGAAGAGCTGAAAGGTTTGAACCCGGACGCTCTCATTTAAAAGGAGGACTTCAACATGACGTATTCCATAGTCGGATATGATCCTGAAGAAAAAGAATGGGGAATTGCGGTTCAGTCCAAGTTTCTTGGTGTCGGCTCGGTTGTCCCTTTTGCCAAAGCAGGTGTGGGGGCGGTAGCGACTCAGTCATACGCCAATACCGCTTACGGACCGCAGGCGCTTCAGCTGATGGAAGAAGGAAAGACAGCCGAGGAAGCAATGGACATCATTACAAAAGATGATCCGGAACGCCATCTCAGACAGGTGGGTCTCATTGATGCCTGGGGTCACGGCGCTACGTTTACCGGAGAAGGCTGCTATGACTGGGCAGGCGGAATCACAGGAAAACATTTTGCAGCCCAGGGAAATATTTTAGTAGATGAAAACACGGTGAAAGCGATGGCAGAAACCTTTGAATCTACTACCGGGAGTCTGGCAGAACGCTTGCTCCATGCATTGGACGCCGGACAGGAAGCAGGAGGCGACTCGCGGGGAATGCAGTCGGCGGCTCTTTTAGTCGTAAAAGAAAACGGGGGCTACGGAGGCTTCAATGATCGCTACATTGACCTGCGTGTTGATGACCACTCCTCTCCTATAAAAGAGCTGAAGCGAATCTATTTAATGCACCAGCTTTATTTCAAAGAGTCAGAACCTGGAAGAGTCGTGCTGGTAGAAGGCGAGGTCCGGGACGACCTGCAGAACGAGCTGAATCGTCTGGGTTATGCGGACGAAGGCAAGTCACTGCATCAATCCCTGAAGGACTACCTGCATACCGAAAACTTCGAAATGCGTGAGCAGGAAGAGAATTATATTGATTTGGATGTATTGGATTATATGAAGAAGCAAGGGCGGTAGATTGATAGGGAGCTGTTTTCAAGGGGGTGGTTGACTTTGAAAACAGCTCTATTTTATGGATATGAAATAGATATTACCCATCTCCAGCTTTTGATTGGAGTGCAAGACGAAGACTCCAGCGGGAAAAGTGACTAATGTGAGACCCCGCAAGAGCGCAGCGATGAGGAGGCTCACGGGTCACCCGCGGAAAGCGAAGTCTTGCACGGAAATCAAAAGCGGTAATCAAGGTACTTTATGAAATAATGAGCAATTCCATTCCAACTGGTTGTTTTTACATCCACCAAAACAGTTTAACCCAACCCCAAAATGTTATATAATGAACATTTGTGAACGGGACTCAACAATTCGGAGGTAAGAACATACATGAGTACAGTCGGAAGAAATGAACCGTGTCCTTGCGGGAGCGGTAAGAAATATAAGAAATGCTGTGAAAAAGAGAACGTTGTGAATATAGATGCAATGGTGAACCAGGAACTTGATGTGCTGCAGGCGCAACTGTATGACTTCATCGCTACGGCGCAGGACCCTAAAATGGAAGAAGCGTATCATGAATATCTGAAGAAAATGGACCTGATGAAGGCCGATCCGGATATTTATGAAATGGCGTTTGTCAGCTGGTACGGTGCCACACAGAAAGATTTGGAAGGAGTACGTTTGATCGACCGTTTCATCGATAAGGCGGTAAGCACGGTGACGCGCCCCCAAACGGCTTCAGTTCTGGAATCCTGGAGAAATCTCCGTGTGACAGCTGGTACGGTTGAAAAAGTGGACGACAGCACGCTTCACGTGGAAGAAGTCATCACTGGTGACAAATTGGTCGTGAAAGAGAGATTCGGCAAGATGGAAGAGAACAGTTTCTTCCTTGCGTTGCTGCTGCCGAACGGGGACAAGTATCTCCCATTTGCCCAGTATTTCATTTATCCATCGATTGAAAAAGCTGCGATGGAACTGGTGAACATTCGTTTTGAACAGGGTGAATTCGAGAACCTTCAGGACTATCTTTCAGATCAATACATGATGCTTGCTGACGTCGGGTTTGTTTTATACAGTGCGGAAAAGAAGAAATCCGGTAAGAAAGCATCAGCCGATTCAGAAGGAACCGAGATTGAAATACCAGAAGTTCAGGAGCAGACAACTGAGCAGGCTGACACAATCGAAGGCGTGGAAATCTGGAAGACCCCTGAATATGTAGAAGCACTCACTGCACTTAAAAACTTCCTTTCTGAAAAAGGTGAAGACAAAGCCGAAAGCGAATTGCTGGTCTCAGTACTGGAAAAATACTTCTACACAGAACGTCCGACGATCCGCAACCCGAAAATCTATTCAGGTGCACTCGTCGACATGGCGAAAAACATCGACGAAATCAGTATCCGCCACGTCCAAAAGGAACTGGCCGAATACTTCGACGTGTCCGCCAACAGCATCTCCAGACGAAGCAAACAAATCTGGGAAAGCTATCAGGACACAGTCTACGAACTATTAGAAAAATAAACCCCTTCCAAGGCCCGTCCCCCGTTGCTTCACCGCGATGAGGGACGGGCCTTTATCCGTTTAAACCGCTGAACGTCCGTCCCTCACTCGATTGAAGTGCATCCATTTGGCTTAAGTTGTAAGAGGGGTGGGATAGTGGTAGAATTAATAGGAATGAATCTATTTATGTGCAGGATTTATAGGGCTTTTAGCGAATGTTTAGTAGAGATGTTTGAACGGGGGAAATAGGAGGCTTGGAGGCCTTTTACCTTTTCTCATGGAATTCTCATCTGCTTTCGCTATAGTGAAAGTGTTGTTTGGCTCTTACTTATACAGGATAAAGGAGCGTTATACATGCTTGGGATTTTAAACAAAGTGTTTGATGCAAATAAAAGAGAGATCAAAAAGCTTGAGAGAATAGCTGATCAAATAGAAGAACTTGCTCCGGAAATGGAGCGCCTCTCGGATGACCAGATTCGTGAGCGAACGGAACGTTTTAAAGAGCGTTATCAAAAAGGCGAAGACCTGGAGGATATGCTTGTCGAAGCATTCGCAGTTGTGCGTGAAGCGGCGCGCCGTGTTCTTGGGCTATATCCATACCGCGTCCAGCTGATGGGGGGAGCTTCCCTTCATGGCGGTAACATTTCCGAGATGAAAACAGGTGAGGGTAAAACCCTGACGGCAACGATGCCGGTTTACCTCAACGCGATCACCGGAAAAGGCGTACACGTCGTTACGGTCAACGAATACCTTGCCAGCCGTGACGCCGAGGAAATGGGTCAGCTTTACAATTTCCTTGGTCTGACAGTGGGTCTGAACCTGAACTCCATGTCAAAAGAGGAAAAGCGTGAAGCGTATAAAGCGGATATCACGTACGGAACGAACAACGAGTTCGGTTTCGATTATCTTCGCGACAACATGGTCCTTTACAAAGATCAAATGGTTCAGCGTCCGCTTCATTTTGCCGTCATCGATGAGGTCGACTCGATCCTGATTGACGAAGCGCGTACTCCATTGATCATTTCAGGGAACGCACAGCGCACGCCGCAGCTTTATATCCAGGCAAATGCGGTCGTCCGCACTTTGAAAAAAGACGAAGACTTCACCTATGATGAAAAAACAAAAGGTGTTCAATTAACTGAAGAAGGTATCACAAAAGTGGAGAAAGCATTCCACATTGATAACTTATTCGATATTTCACATGTAACTCTTAACCACCACATCAACCAGGCGTTGAAAGCTCACCAGAGTATGCACCGCGACGTTGATTACGTGGTTCAGGAAGGCGAAATCGTCATCGTCGACTCCTTCACGGGACGCCTGATGAAAGGCCGCCGTTACAGTGACGGTCTTCACCAGTCCATCGAGGCAAAAGAAGGTCTCGAGATCCAGAACGAGAGCATGACGATGGCAACAATCACATTCCAGAACTACTTCCGTATGTACGAAAAGCTTTCCGGTATGACCGGTACGGCGAAGACGGAAGAAGAGGAATTCCGCAACATCTACAATATGAACGTCATCGTGATCCCGACGAATAAACCGATCGTCCGTGATGACCGTGCCGATCTGATTTATGCTTCCATGGAAGGTAAATTCATGGCGGTTGTCGAGGATATCAAGGAACGTCATGAAAAAGGACAGCCTGTTCTTGTCGGGACAGTGGCCGTTGAAACGTCAGAGTTGATCTCTAAACTTTTAACGAAAAAAGGCGTACGCCATAACGTGCTGAACGCGAAAAACCATGGCCGTGAAGCCGAAATTATTTTAGAGGCAGGCCAAAGAGGCGCGGTTACAATCGCGACGAACATGGCCGGCCGTGGTACGGACATCAAGCTTGGTGAAGGCGTACTCGATCTAGGCGGTCTTGCCGTCATCGGTACCGAGCGTCATGAATCACGCCGTATCGATAACCAGCTTCGTGGACGTTCCGGTCGTCAAGGGGACCCGGGTGTGACGCAATTCTATCTTTCAATGGAAGACGAATTGATGCGCCGCTTCGGTTCTGACAATATGAAGACGATGATGAGTCGTCTCGGTATGGATGATTCACAGCCGATCCAGAGTAAAATGGTCAGCCGTGCCGTTGAATCTGCACAGAAACGAGTGGAAGGGAACAACTTCGACGCCCGTAAGCAGCTTCTTCAATACGACGATGTCCTTCGCCAGCAGCGCGAGATCATCTACAAGCAGCGTTACGATGTCATCGAATCTGAAAACCTTCGCGAAATCGTGGAAGGCATGATCAAATCCGTCATCGAGCGCCAGGTCGCGGCTCATACGGCAAACGAGGAAATCGACAGCTGGAACCTTCAAGGAATAGTCGATTACGTGAACGCGAATCTTCTTCCTGAAGGGGATATCACAGTGGACGATCTTCGCGGAAAAGAAGCAGATGAAATGATGGATCTCATCTGGGAAGACGTGAAAGTCCGCTATGATGAAAAAGAAGAAGAGATGAGCGCAGAACAAATGCGTGAATTCGAAAAAGTCATCCTGCTTCGTGCAGTCGATACAAAGTGGATCGACCACATCGACGCAATGGACCAGCTTCGCCAAGGTATCCACCTGCGTGCATACGGTCAGACAGATCCGCTGCGCGAATACCAGCATGAAGGCTTCGCGATGTTCGAAAGCATGATTCTGGCAATCGAAGAAGACGCAGCTAAATACGTCATGAAAGCTGAAATCAGAAACAACCTTCAGCGTCAGGAAGTAGCCAAAGGCCAAGCAGTCAACCCGAAAGAAGAAGGCGGCAAAGCCAAGAAGAAACCTGTCCGCAAAGAAGAAGAAGTCGGCCGCAACGAACCATGCCCATGCGGCAGCGGCAAAAAATACAAACACTGCCACGGCAGAATGGGATAAATGTTAGATTGAAGAGGATACCTGGTACTTGTATAGGAGTGCCAGGTACTTTTCCGTTTTTATGTCCGGGTAGATCCCGGGTTGTTCCGGGTGCCAGGCTCAAAATGACTGAATTATGCCAGGCGCAGCATCTGGAATGATTTCGATTCAGGCATGATGTGGGAGAGATTGTACCTGGTATATTCTTAATTCTATTCTTGGAATATAGGACTATCCAGCTGTTGATTGTAGTGGAAGGCGAAGACTCCTGCGGGAAAAGCGAGTTAGGTGAGACCCCGCAGGAGCGAAGCGACGAGGAGGCTCACCAACCGCCCGCGGAAAGCGAAGTCTTCCACGGAAATCAACAGCGGCGATTAACAGAGCCAAATTTATATACAAATTAAAATAACTCTAGAGGTGACCAATCATGGAACTAGCAGAAATCAGATCAGAATTAGAAAAAACAGCTAAGACATTAGCGGACTTCAGGGGGTCTCTTTGACTTAGAAAACAAAGAGGCAAGAATCCAGGAACTCGACGAAATCATGGTCCAGCCAGATTTCTGGGATGACCAGCAAAAAGCACAGGGACTTATTAATGAAGGAAACGGCCTTAAAGCCCTTGTGAATGAATACAAAGCGCTGCTTGAAACGCAGGAAAACCTTGAGCTGACGCTCGAGCTTGTAAAAGAAGAGCCGGATGAGGAACTGCAGCAGGATCTTGAAGAAGAACTGGTCGACCTGATGAAACGCCTGAGCGACTACGAACTTCAGCTGCTGCTAAGTGAAGAATACGACAAAAACAACGCCATCCTTGAGCTTCACCCGGGTGCGGGCGGAACCGAGTCACAGGACTGGGGTTCTATGCTGCTTCGTATGTATACGCGTTGGGCAGAGAAGAGAGGGTTTAAAGTCGAAACACTCGATTACCTTCCAGGCGATGAAGCAGGTATCAAGAGCGTCACTCTCGGAATCAAAGGCCATAACGCATATGGCTATCTGAAAGCTGAAAAAGGCGTACACCGTCTTGTACGTATTTCACCGTTCGATTCATCCGGGCGCCGTCACACCTCTTTCGTTTCCTGTGAAGTGATGCCGGAGTTCAATGAAGAAATCGAAATTGACATCCGTACTGAAGACCTTAAAGTTGACACATACCGTGCGAGCGGTGCCGGCGGTCAGCACATCAACACGACCGACTCTGCTGTCCGTATCACGCACTTGCCGACAAACGTGGTCGTCACGTGTCAATCAGAGCGTTCACAGATCAAGAACCGTGAAGCTGCGATGAAAATGCTGAAAGCGAAGCTCTATCAGAAGCGAATCGAAGAGCAGGAACAGGAACTGGCTGAAATCCGGGGAGAGCAAAAAGAAATCGGATGGGGAAGCCAAATCCGTTCTTACGTGTTCCACCCATACTCCATGGTGAAGGACCACAGAACCAACACAGAATCCGGTAACGTGCAGGGTGTAATGGACGGCGATATTGATCCGTTCATCAACGCTTACCTGCGTTCTAAAATTAAGTAATTTCGAAAGCTGAACCACTCCAAAGCGGGAGAGGTTCAGCTTTTTATTGTGGTGCCAGGCACAAATTGTACAAATTGTTCCTGGCACAAAAAGGTGGAAATGTGCCTGGCACAAAAAACCTGTTTTGTGCCAGGCACCAATCTCCTTGGCCCCATACCAAACTCACCGACCGCCCACACCAAATCCTAAGCCAATCAACCCTCCAAATCTCACCCCACCCCATTAATGCTTTAACACGTCACTCAACTGTTATTTACACGTTTCGACACCCGTGCTATACTCTCAAAGGTTGTAACAGAGCATGCCGGGAGCACTTACCAAAAGCCTGAGCAAGCACGTCCAACAACAAAACAACTAATACAAAAAAGTATGAGACAAAGGCCCGTCCCTCGCTCAATTAACGTACTAAAGTGCGACCGGGCACAGACTAATGGATGATTTACTCCGCTTGTACTCATACTATCAATACATACGCAGAAGGAGTCGTACGGAATGGGTTTGAAGCAAAAACGTCGAGAGCAGTCATTTAATCCGCGGAAAGAGAAGTTACTTGAGTATTTGTTTGTGGTTTTTGGGTCATCGATCGTGGCCATTGCATTTAATGTGTTTTTACTTCCGAACGAGGTAGCATCGGGAGGAGTCAGCGGGATTTCTACTATATTAAAGGGGCTTTTTGATTGGAAGCCGGCCTTCGTTCAGTGGGCATTCAATATTCCGCTCTTCATCGCAGGCCTCATCTTCCTTGGTCTTCAATTTGGAGTGAAAACAGCGATCGGGACTGTATTCTTACCTTTAGTCGTTTATCTGACGGAGGACTGGCAGCCCTGGACGGAAGATCCGCTGCTTGGTGCCCTATTCGGAGGGATCGGAGTCGGTATGGGTCTTGGAATCGTCTTCCGTGGTAAAGCTTCGACGGGCGGTACCGACCTGGCAGCCCAGATTGTGAACAAATTTACCGGCCTGTCGCTGG
This window harbors:
- a CDS encoding YecA family protein codes for the protein MSTVGRNEPCPCGSGKKYKKCCEKENVVNIDAMVNQELDVLQAQLYDFIATAQDPKMEEAYHEYLKKMDLMKADPDIYEMAFVSWYGATQKDLEGVRLIDRFIDKAVSTVTRPQTASVLESWRNLRVTAGTVEKVDDSTLHVEEVITGDKLVVKERFGKMEENSFFLALLLPNGDKYLPFAQYFIYPSIEKAAMELVNIRFEQGEFENLQDYLSDQYMMLADVGFVLYSAEKKKSGKKASADSEGTEIEIPEVQEQTTEQADTIEGVEIWKTPEYVEALTALKNFLSEKGEDKAESELLVSVLEKYFYTERPTIRNPKIYSGALVDMAKNIDEISIRHVQKELAEYFDVSANSISRRSKQIWESYQDTVYELLEK
- a CDS encoding DUF1028 domain-containing protein, which gives rise to MTYSIVGYDPEEKEWGIAVQSKFLGVGSVVPFAKAGVGAVATQSYANTAYGPQALQLMEEGKTAEEAMDIITKDDPERHLRQVGLIDAWGHGATFTGEGCYDWAGGITGKHFAAQGNILVDENTVKAMAETFESTTGSLAERLLHALDAGQEAGGDSRGMQSAALLVVKENGGYGGFNDRYIDLRVDDHSSPIKELKRIYLMHQLYFKESEPGRVVLVEGEVRDDLQNELNRLGYADEGKSLHQSLKDYLHTENFEMREQEENYIDLDVLDYMKKQGR
- a CDS encoding YitT family protein, which produces MGLKQKRREQSFNPRKEKLLEYLFVVFGSSIVAIAFNVFLLPNEVASGGVSGISTILKGLFDWKPAFVQWAFNIPLFIAGLIFLGLQFGVKTAIGTVFLPLVVYLTEDWQPWTEDPLLGALFGGIGVGMGLGIVFRGKASTGGTDLAAQIVNKFTGLSLGTCVALIDGMIVLSAAIVFDIERGLYALIGLYVTSKTIDLVQVGVSRSKMALIITNRQEEVREGILNKIDRGVTKLSAYGGYTDDERPILMVVVDQTEFTKLKQLVKSIDASAFVVTMDASEVLGEGFKRV
- the secA gene encoding preprotein translocase subunit SecA translates to MLGILNKVFDANKREIKKLERIADQIEELAPEMERLSDDQIRERTERFKERYQKGEDLEDMLVEAFAVVREAARRVLGLYPYRVQLMGGASLHGGNISEMKTGEGKTLTATMPVYLNAITGKGVHVVTVNEYLASRDAEEMGQLYNFLGLTVGLNLNSMSKEEKREAYKADITYGTNNEFGFDYLRDNMVLYKDQMVQRPLHFAVIDEVDSILIDEARTPLIISGNAQRTPQLYIQANAVVRTLKKDEDFTYDEKTKGVQLTEEGITKVEKAFHIDNLFDISHVTLNHHINQALKAHQSMHRDVDYVVQEGEIVIVDSFTGRLMKGRRYSDGLHQSIEAKEGLEIQNESMTMATITFQNYFRMYEKLSGMTGTAKTEEEEFRNIYNMNVIVIPTNKPIVRDDRADLIYASMEGKFMAVVEDIKERHEKGQPVLVGTVAVETSELISKLLTKKGVRHNVLNAKNHGREAEIILEAGQRGAVTIATNMAGRGTDIKLGEGVLDLGGLAVIGTERHESRRIDNQLRGRSGRQGDPGVTQFYLSMEDELMRRFGSDNMKTMMSRLGMDDSQPIQSKMVSRAVESAQKRVEGNNFDARKQLLQYDDVLRQQREIIYKQRYDVIESENLREIVEGMIKSVIERQVAAHTANEEIDSWNLQGIVDYVNANLLPEGDITVDDLRGKEADEMMDLIWEDVKVRYDEKEEEMSAEQMREFEKVILLRAVDTKWIDHIDAMDQLRQGIHLRAYGQTDPLREYQHEGFAMFESMILAIEEDAAKYVMKAEIRNNLQRQEVAKGQAVNPKEEGGKAKKKPVRKEEEVGRNEPCPCGSGKKYKHCHGRMG
- a CDS encoding aminopeptidase, whose translation is MRDPRLGKLAEVLLIHSLKMKEGEKLLITGEYTTKPLVKELLRKAYDMGVIPYFEFGDQELMRIMGTHAKEEQMILMNKWNMEKYQDLDAFISISSDPNDAEMSEVPAEQWQLLMPHMKDSNDYLVQKKKWVLLNYPNPSLAQKAKMSYDTFFDYLLEVCTVDYKQMEEAQKPLKELMDRTDKVRITGEGTDLTFSIKDIPSVMCFGERNIPDGEVYTAPVKDSVNGTITYNTPTLYRGFSFDNISLTFEDGKIVKATADKTKELNDILDTDEGARFIGEFAIGVNPKIKEPMLDILFDEKISGSFHFTPGQAYEGADNGNRSSVHWDMVCIQRPEYGGGEMYFDDVLIRKDGLFVIEELKGLNPDALI
- the prfB gene encoding peptide chain release factor 2 (programmed frameshift), with product MELAEIRSELEKTAKTLADFRGSLDLENKEARIQELDEIMVQPDFWDDQQKAQGLINEGNGLKALVNEYKALLETQENLELTLELVKEEPDEELQQDLEEELVDLMKRLSDYELQLLLSEEYDKNNAILELHPGAGGTESQDWGSMLLRMYTRWAEKRGFKVETLDYLPGDEAGIKSVTLGIKGHNAYGYLKAEKGVHRLVRISPFDSSGRRHTSFVSCEVMPEFNEEIEIDIRTEDLKVDTYRASGAGGQHINTTDSAVRITHLPTNVVVTCQSERSQIKNREAAMKMLKAKLYQKRIEEQEQELAEIRGEQKEIGWGSQIRSYVFHPYSMVKDHRTNTESGNVQGVMDGDIDPFINAYLRSKIK